Genomic segment of Arachis hypogaea cultivar Tifrunner chromosome 16, arahy.Tifrunner.gnm2.J5K5, whole genome shotgun sequence:
TTCTGCAGTTGCCGAATTGCGCCGAATTGGGATATACATTACTACCTTTATATAGttggcattgaattgttgattctTCTAAGCTTTTTGCGAATTGCAGCTGAAGCTATTGACTTCATCATCCCCCCCAAAAAAATTGTTGTATATGCAATATTGTTGTTTTATTCTCTCCGTTTTCGCCTCCTATCCTTCAGTGCCTATTACTTTACACCATCATCTCAGTTTTCCCCCTGATTAAGTATATAAGGCTTGTAACTCGGGTTAACATTATTCTATCGTGGCAGAAAGTGGAAGAAGCCCTTCAAAAGGGTACAGAAGTGTCAATTCAAGGAGTAGATCTAGAAGATGATCCTGAATACCAATTGATTGTTGAATGCAATGCCCTGTCGGTAGACATTGAGAATGAAATTGTGATTATCCACAATTTTATTCGTGATAAGTATCGCTTGAAATTTCCAGAGCTTGAGTCACTGGTTCATCACCCAATTGACTATGCTCGTGTTGTTAAGAAGATAGGAAATGAAATGGATCTTACTCTTGTTGATCTAGAAGGGCTTTTGCCTTCCGCAATTATCATGGTTGTCTCAGTTACAGCGTCAACTACAACTGGCAAGCCTCTACCAGAAGATGTCCTCAGTAAGACAATTGAAGCATGTGATCGAGCTCTTGCTCTTGATTCAGCAAAGAAAAAAGTTCTTGACTTTGTCGAGAGTAGAATGGGGTACATTGCACCTAATCTTTCTACTATAGTTGGGAGTGCTGTTGCAGCTAAACTCATGGGGACAGCTGGTGGTCTAGTAGCTCTAGCAAAGATGCCTGCCTGCAACGTTCAGCTTCTAGGTGCCAAGAAAAAGAATCTTGCTGGGTTTTCCACTGCAACATCCCAGTTTCGCATAGGATACATTGAGCAAACAGAAATATTTCAGACTACTCCTCCTCCTCTTAGGATGCGAGCGTGCCGACTCCTGGCTGCAAAGTCTACACTTGCAGCACGAGTAGATTCAATACGTGGGGATCCATCTGGGAAAACTGGGAGGCTCTTCAAGGACGAGATccacaaaaaaattgagaagtggCAGGAGCCCCCTCCTGCCAAGCAACCCAAACCGCTCCCTGTTCCTGATTCCGAGCCTAAAAAGAAGAGAGGTGGTCGCCGCCTTAGGAAGATGAAAGAAAGGTTATCATAGTTTTAAAGTTGCCTATACTGAATTTTCAGGTTgctgtgtttttaattttttccccttttATATTGGATTCATGACCCTGCAATTCTTATGACAGGTATGCAGTAACAGACATGAGAAAGTTGGCCAACAGGATGCAGTTTGGTGTTCCTGAAGAGAGCTCTTTAGgtaatttttacaaaatttcacATACACAGACAGCACAGTAATCCCGATGTGATTTTTTTGCAATGCAGTATATTTGTTATTTGATGAAAATCTATCTGTCTATTATGCTGCATAAGTTTCTATAGTGATTGGACAGAGAGAATAAAAAGAGAATTAATCCAGGTTTAATTCCAAGTATAGTAGAAGTTTGAAATGAATACTGCTCTAGCCAAATAGCCCAGGAAATGTGACTAGAGccataattagttaattactaacACAACCTAACCAATTAAGCATAATTACCATTTACACGTATATATGTAGCGAATTCTATGATGGCTGTTATTATGGTGGTTGTGGTGGCTATGAAATTTTGGCAACACTTAATTCTATGATGGCTATTATTAAGGTCGTATTTTTTTACCATTTGGCAAcactttttaatttgaaaataaagaaaaaagtaaaCGTCG
This window contains:
- the LOC112755003 gene encoding U4/U6 small nuclear ribonucleoprotein Prp31 homolog isoform X1, with protein sequence MATLADSFLADLDELSDNEAEIPEDNEVDAADMEEDIDGDLADLENLNYDDLDSVSKLQKTQRYIDIMQKVEEALQKGTEVSIQGVDLEDDPEYQLIVECNALSVDIENEIVIIHNFIRDKYRLKFPELESLVHHPIDYARVVKKIGNEMDLTLVDLEGLLPSAIIMVVSVTASTTTGKPLPEDVLSKTIEACDRALALDSAKKKVLDFVESRMGYIAPNLSTIVGSAVAAKLMGTAGGLVALAKMPACNVQLLGAKKKNLAGFSTATSQFRIGYIEQTEIFQTTPPPLRMRACRLLAAKSTLAARVDSIRGDPSGKTGRLFKDEIHKKIEKWQEPPPAKQPKPLPVPDSEPKKKRGGRRLRKMKERYAVTDMRKLANRMQFGVPEESSLGDGLGEGYGMLGQAGSGKLRVSVGPSKLAAKVAKRFKEKNYGSSGATSGLTSSLAFTPVQGIELTNPQAHAHHLGSGTQSTYFSETGTFSKIKRT
- the LOC112755003 gene encoding U4/U6 small nuclear ribonucleoprotein Prp31 homolog isoform X2; translated protein: MEEDIDGDLADLENLNYDDLDSVSKLQKTQRYIDIMQKVEEALQKGTEVSIQGVDLEDDPEYQLIVECNALSVDIENEIVIIHNFIRDKYRLKFPELESLVHHPIDYARVVKKIGNEMDLTLVDLEGLLPSAIIMVVSVTASTTTGKPLPEDVLSKTIEACDRALALDSAKKKVLDFVESRMGYIAPNLSTIVGSAVAAKLMGTAGGLVALAKMPACNVQLLGAKKKNLAGFSTATSQFRIGYIEQTEIFQTTPPPLRMRACRLLAAKSTLAARVDSIRGDPSGKTGRLFKDEIHKKIEKWQEPPPAKQPKPLPVPDSEPKKKRGGRRLRKMKERYAVTDMRKLANRMQFGVPEESSLGDGLGEGYGMLGQAGSGKLRVSVGPSKLAAKVAKRFKEKNYGSSGATSGLTSSLAFTPVQGIELTNPQAHAHHLGSGTQSTYFSETGTFSKIKRT